In a single window of the Hydrogenobaculum sp. 3684 genome:
- a CDS encoding carbon monoxide dehydrogenase beta subunit family protein, protein MATLGPYHFSPYPTAIVEGVLTPPPGKGLLYNEIVDEEVAMREAAKEMLTRENPTIFVGPLIIYAWNEEAKEMAKLVREMAEVLNAKIIPMVDYRPKYPKINPEVEINPNHPNLTIWHNNIKACIFIGVHCHFANIALKIIRAETDCLTIAMCAKMGHEDAMITVRDQHPEDVRKFIEIAKQVKKELGK, encoded by the coding sequence ATGGCTACACTGGGGCCTTATCATTTCTCACCGTACCCTACGGCAATAGTAGAAGGTGTATTAACACCACCACCTGGTAAAGGGCTTTTGTACAACGAGATTGTAGACGAAGAAGTGGCCATGCGTGAGGCTGCTAAAGAGATGCTTACAAGGGAAAACCCAACTATATTTGTAGGACCCCTCATCATATACGCTTGGAACGAAGAAGCTAAGGAAATGGCAAAGCTTGTAAGAGAAATGGCGGAAGTCTTAAATGCCAAGATTATACCTATGGTTGACTATAGACCAAAGTATCCAAAAATAAATCCCGAAGTAGAGATAAACCCAAACCATCCAAATCTTACAATATGGCACAACAATATAAAAGCATGTATATTTATAGGCGTTCACTGTCATTTTGCAAATATAGCTTTGAAGATCATAAGAGCTGAAACGGATTGTTTAACAATAGCTATGTGTGCAAAAATGGGTCATGAAGATGCTATGATAACCGTTAGAGATCAACATCCAGAGGATGTGAGAAAGTTTATAGAGATAGCTAAGCAAGTAAAGAAAGAGTTAGGTAAGTAA